A genomic window from Triticum urartu cultivar G1812 chromosome 7, Tu2.1, whole genome shotgun sequence includes:
- the LOC125523753 gene encoding uncharacterized protein LOC125523753, with the protein MGGTMSCFGGSGRDYDEAYEQPRRSSRKVRPSDEDGLWYVGERDVDRKATEFIARFHAAASYVEAT; encoded by the coding sequence ATGGGAGGGACCATGTCGTGCTTCGGCGGCAGCGGCCGGGACTACGACGAGGCGTACGAGCAGCCGCGGCGGTCGTCGAGGAAGGTGCGGCCGAGCGACGAGGATGGGCTGTGGTACGTCGGGGAGCGGGACGTCGACAGGAAGGCCACGGAGTTCATCGCCAGGTTCCACGCCGCCGCCAGCTACGTCGAGGCTACCTAG